A window from Staphylococcus succinus encodes these proteins:
- a CDS encoding PSP1 domain-containing protein gives MQNVVGIDFQKSGKMEYYAPKQFDLKVGDWVVVESKRGIEMGRVKYEPLDVADEDVMLPLKQIVRLATEEDKMKYEQNELDAEEAMNLCKDTIQQQSLDMRLVNCEFTLDKSKVIFNFTSDDRVDFRKLVKVLAQKLRTRIELRQIGVRDEAKLLGGIGPCGRSLCCSTFLGDFEPVSIKMAKDQNLSLNPTKISGACGRLMCCLKYENDYYEEARAQLPDVGDAIETPEGNGKVIGLNILDISMQIKVEGLEQPLEYKMEELEALN, from the coding sequence ATGCAAAATGTAGTGGGTATTGATTTTCAAAAATCAGGTAAAATGGAGTATTACGCGCCTAAACAATTCGATTTAAAAGTTGGTGATTGGGTCGTTGTTGAGTCTAAAAGAGGCATAGAAATGGGACGTGTAAAGTATGAACCATTAGATGTAGCTGACGAAGATGTGATGTTGCCATTAAAACAAATTGTACGTCTTGCGACAGAAGAAGATAAGATGAAATATGAGCAAAATGAATTAGACGCTGAAGAAGCTATGAATTTATGTAAAGATACCATTCAACAGCAAAGTTTAGATATGCGTTTAGTGAATTGTGAATTTACTTTAGATAAATCTAAAGTAATATTTAATTTCACTTCTGATGACCGAGTAGATTTTAGAAAACTAGTGAAGGTACTAGCTCAAAAATTAAGAACGCGTATTGAATTAAGACAAATTGGCGTGAGAGACGAAGCAAAGCTATTGGGTGGTATTGGTCCATGTGGCCGTTCGTTATGTTGTTCCACATTTTTAGGTGATTTTGAACCCGTATCTATCAAAATGGCTAAAGATCAAAATTTATCATTAAATCCAACTAAAATTTCTGGTGCTTGTGGCCGTTTAATGTGTTGTTTGAAATATGAAAATGACTATTATGAAGAAGCACGTGCGCAATTACCAGACGTTGGCGATGCGATTGAGACACCAGAAGGTAATGGCAAAGTAATAGGATTAAACATTTTAG